One stretch of Micromonospora cremea DNA includes these proteins:
- a CDS encoding GNAT family N-acetyltransferase — MRYLRTGGPAAIRRPRPADADEFLAAVRRSRELHHPWLAAPGSPEEYDQYLSRIRRRDSSGYLICDRASGEIAGYVNISGIVLGALRGGYLGYAAFQPYSGTGHASAGVALVIDHAFSALGLHRLEANIQPGNEPSRRVARKLGFRLEGFSPDYLFIDGAWRDHERWAITAPAAT; from the coding sequence GTGAGATACCTGCGTACCGGCGGTCCCGCCGCGATCCGCCGACCCCGGCCTGCCGACGCGGACGAGTTCCTCGCCGCCGTGCGGCGCAGCCGGGAGCTGCACCACCCGTGGCTGGCCGCGCCGGGCAGCCCGGAGGAGTACGACCAGTACCTGAGCCGGATCCGCCGCCGGGACAGCTCCGGCTACCTGATCTGCGACCGGGCCAGCGGCGAGATCGCCGGCTACGTGAACATCAGCGGGATCGTGCTGGGCGCGCTGCGCGGCGGCTACCTCGGGTACGCGGCGTTCCAGCCGTACAGCGGCACCGGGCACGCCTCGGCGGGCGTCGCCCTGGTCATCGACCACGCGTTCAGCGCGCTCGGGCTGCACCGGCTGGAGGCGAACATCCAACCCGGCAACGAGCCGTCCCGGCGGGTGGCCCGCAAGCTGGGTTTCCGGTTGGAGGGTTTCTCCCCGGACTACCTGTTCATCGACGGCGCGTGGCGCGACCACGAGCGGTGGGCGATCACCGCACCGGCGGCCACCTGA
- a CDS encoding AI-2E family transporter, which translates to MTAGKPRRMSNADTRVTARRTLIVIGLVLATAFALAFVYATRRVLVWAVVAAFFAVALKPLVDRLQRRFVPRRALATLLVFLAAFALLAILAAAILAPLLNELGRFAERAPELLRDVRAGRGPVGHLLERVGARQYVSEHSEQLRTFGARLREPAVGVLRSVVETVAGLVTVIVLAYLMVLEAPRITSRVLAAAGDGRGERLRRVGREVSRTVTGYLTGNLVISVICGALTFVVLALTGVPFAAVIALLVAVADLIPLVGATLGAVIAAGAGFLHSPTAGVVVLVFFVVYQQVENHLLQPLILARAVRLNPLTVLVSVLLAAELAGLLGALLAIPAAGIIQALLREYGPAQLRPKPPAGPDPRRRPAGPAHQSSTGRTGGRSAGPGRELG; encoded by the coding sequence GTGACCGCGGGGAAGCCGCGCCGGATGAGCAACGCCGACACCCGGGTGACCGCTCGTCGGACTCTGATCGTGATCGGTCTGGTGCTGGCGACCGCGTTCGCGCTGGCCTTCGTGTACGCGACCCGCCGGGTGCTGGTCTGGGCCGTGGTGGCCGCCTTCTTCGCCGTCGCGCTCAAGCCGCTGGTGGACCGGCTCCAACGCCGGTTCGTGCCGCGGCGGGCGTTGGCCACTCTGCTGGTGTTCCTCGCCGCGTTCGCGCTGCTGGCGATCCTGGCCGCGGCCATCCTGGCACCGCTGCTGAACGAGCTGGGGCGGTTCGCCGAACGGGCGCCGGAGCTGCTGCGCGACGTGCGCGCCGGCCGTGGCCCGGTGGGCCACCTGCTGGAGCGCGTCGGCGCCCGACAGTACGTGTCCGAGCACTCCGAGCAGCTGCGTACCTTCGGCGCCCGGCTGCGCGAGCCGGCCGTCGGCGTGCTGCGCAGCGTGGTGGAGACGGTCGCCGGGCTGGTCACGGTCATCGTGCTCGCGTACCTCATGGTGCTGGAGGCGCCGCGGATCACCAGCCGCGTGCTCGCGGCGGCCGGGGACGGCCGGGGCGAGCGGCTGCGCCGGGTGGGTCGGGAGGTCTCGCGCACCGTCACCGGTTACCTCACCGGCAACCTGGTGATCAGCGTGATCTGCGGGGCCCTGACCTTCGTGGTGCTGGCGCTCACCGGGGTGCCGTTCGCCGCCGTGATCGCCCTGCTGGTGGCGGTGGCCGACCTGATACCGCTGGTCGGCGCGACACTGGGAGCGGTGATCGCGGCCGGGGCCGGTTTCCTGCACTCCCCCACCGCCGGCGTGGTGGTGCTGGTCTTCTTCGTGGTCTACCAGCAGGTGGAGAACCACCTGCTCCAGCCGCTCATCCTGGCCCGCGCGGTCCGGCTGAACCCGCTGACCGTGCTGGTCAGCGTCCTGCTCGCGGCGGAGCTGGCCGGCCTGCTCGGCGCCCTGCTGGCCATCCCCGCCGCCGGCATCATCCAGGCCCTGCTGCGCGAGTACGGGCCGGCCCAGCTGCGCCCGAAGCCACCGGCCGGTCCCGACCCGCGACGCCGACCGGCCGGTCCCGCCCATCAGAGCTCGACCGGCCGGACCGGCGGGCGCTCAGCGGGACCGGGCCGCGAACTCGGGTGA
- a CDS encoding NAD(P)/FAD-dependent oxidoreductase: protein MTKPRVVIVGAGFAGYHAAKTLSRLARDRAEIVLLNSTDYFLYLPLLPEVAAGVVEPRRIAVPLTGTLKGVRVVIGEADHVDLQNRWVGFTQQEGDKNRLAYDRLVLAVGSVNKLLPIPGVTEYAHGFRGLPEAVYLHDHVIRQIELAEQAEDPAEQRARSTFVVVGAGYTGTEVAAHGQLFTDALQAQRPRLSVRPRWMLLDIAPRVLPELDKRMSQTAHKVLDRRGVDVRMGTSVAEATADGVKLTDGEYVPTCTLVWCVGVRPDPFVSELGLRTDKGRLVVDEFLTVPGYPEVYACGDAAAVPDLTRPGQICAMTAQHAQRQGKRAAHNIAASYGYGQRKPYKHHDLGWVVDLGGKAAAANPLHVPLAGLPAKAVTRAYHLLAMPGNRTRVSADWALDATLTRQAVQLGLVPANAVPLESTSPEFAARSR, encoded by the coding sequence ATGACGAAACCTCGTGTGGTGATCGTGGGGGCCGGGTTCGCCGGTTACCACGCGGCGAAGACGTTGAGCCGCCTCGCCCGGGACCGGGCCGAGATCGTGCTGCTGAATTCCACCGACTACTTCCTCTACCTGCCGCTGCTGCCCGAGGTGGCCGCCGGGGTGGTCGAGCCCAGGCGGATCGCCGTGCCGCTGACCGGGACGCTCAAGGGCGTACGGGTCGTGATCGGCGAGGCGGACCACGTGGACCTGCAGAACCGTTGGGTCGGGTTCACCCAGCAGGAGGGGGACAAGAACCGGCTGGCGTACGACCGGCTCGTGCTGGCCGTGGGCAGCGTCAACAAGCTGCTGCCCATCCCCGGGGTGACCGAGTACGCGCACGGCTTCCGTGGCCTGCCCGAGGCGGTCTACCTGCACGACCACGTGATCCGCCAGATCGAGTTGGCCGAGCAGGCCGAGGACCCGGCCGAGCAGCGGGCCCGGTCCACCTTCGTGGTGGTCGGCGCGGGCTACACCGGCACCGAGGTCGCCGCGCACGGGCAGCTGTTCACCGACGCGCTGCAGGCCCAGCGGCCCCGGCTCTCCGTCCGTCCCCGCTGGATGCTGCTGGACATCGCCCCCCGGGTGCTGCCGGAGCTGGACAAGCGGATGTCGCAGACCGCACACAAGGTGCTCGACCGGCGCGGCGTCGACGTGCGGATGGGCACCTCGGTGGCCGAGGCGACCGCCGACGGGGTGAAGCTCACCGACGGCGAGTACGTGCCCACCTGCACGCTGGTCTGGTGTGTGGGGGTGCGCCCCGATCCGTTCGTCAGCGAGCTGGGCCTGCGTACCGACAAGGGCCGCCTGGTGGTCGACGAGTTCCTCACCGTCCCCGGCTACCCCGAGGTGTACGCCTGCGGCGACGCCGCCGCGGTGCCCGACCTGACCCGCCCCGGCCAGATCTGCGCGATGACCGCCCAGCACGCCCAGCGGCAGGGCAAGCGGGCGGCGCACAACATCGCCGCGTCGTACGGGTACGGCCAGCGCAAGCCGTACAAGCACCACGACCTGGGCTGGGTGGTCGACCTGGGCGGCAAGGCCGCGGCGGCGAATCCCTTGCACGTGCCGCTGGCCGGGCTGCCCGCGAAGGCGGTCACCCGCGCGTACCACCTGTTGGCGATGCCGGGTAACCGGACGAGGGTCAGCGCCGACTGGGCGCTGGACGCCACGCTGACCCGGCAGGCGGTCCAGCTCGGCCTGGTACCGGCGAACGCGGTCCCGCTGGAGAGCACCTCACCCGAGTTCGCGGCCCGGTCCCGCTGA